From the genome of Gavia stellata isolate bGavSte3 chromosome 3, bGavSte3.hap2, whole genome shotgun sequence, one region includes:
- the ELOC gene encoding elongin-C isoform X2: MYVKLISSDGHEFIVKREHALTSGTIKAMLSGPGQFAENETNEVNFREIPSHVLSKVCMYFTYKVRYTNSSTEIPEFPIAPEIALELLMAANFLDC, translated from the exons ATGTATGTGAAGTTAATATCCTCCGATGGCCATGAGTTCATTGTAAAAAGAGAGCATGCATTAACATCAGGAACAATAAAAGCTATGTTGAGTGGACCAG gacagtttgcagaaaatgaaacaaatgagGTGAATTTTAGAGAGATCCCATCCCATGTCCTATCAAAAGTATGCATGTATTTCACCTACAAGGTCCGCTATACTAACAGCTCTACGGAGATTCCTGAATTCCCAATTGCACCTGAAATTGCACTGGAACTTCTGATGGCTGCAAACTTCTTAGattgttaa
- the ELOC gene encoding elongin-C isoform X1, which yields MDGEEKTYGGCEGPDAMYVKLISSDGHEFIVKREHALTSGTIKAMLSGPGQFAENETNEVNFREIPSHVLSKVCMYFTYKVRYTNSSTEIPEFPIAPEIALELLMAANFLDC from the exons atggagaagagaaaacataCGGTGGGTGTGAGGGCCCAGATGCTATGTATGTGAAGTTAATATCCTCCGATGGCCATGAGTTCATTGTAAAAAGAGAGCATGCATTAACATCAGGAACAATAAAAGCTATGTTGAGTGGACCAG gacagtttgcagaaaatgaaacaaatgagGTGAATTTTAGAGAGATCCCATCCCATGTCCTATCAAAAGTATGCATGTATTTCACCTACAAGGTCCGCTATACTAACAGCTCTACGGAGATTCCTGAATTCCCAATTGCACCTGAAATTGCACTGGAACTTCTGATGGCTGCAAACTTCTTAGattgttaa